One Mus musculus strain C57BL/6J chromosome X, GRCm38.p6 C57BL/6J DNA window includes the following coding sequences:
- the Rtl4 gene encoding retrotransposon Gag-like protein 4 isoform X1 translates to MEKCTESLPNLNAETSFLRGGNLILQPQVQHPTDDKPPITGQVVPALNTPVMSGPYSGDHIPQFHGNPASVKGFFAQVTTYLRALDISNPADNARVKHFFDYLSQQMQNCDVLSESTQNNLLKQYENFVLELQQSFGEPMTQETTPPMNVTVDKSNISPQDATNFQLHAPNLSYRETNQRDQFQNGQADPTQNEEITDIMDNLPDLITQCIQLDKKHKDRPELLQSESHVPMFASTNHYQSFIGPVRPLPKDGPRQLQGAHLPVTPAKRARQQETQLCVYCNQAGHFTRDCLAKRSRTPARKKM, encoded by the coding sequence ATGGAGAAGTGTACAGAATCTCTACCAAACTTAAATGCAGAGACTTCCTTTTTGAGAGGAGGCAATCTGATTCTGCAGCCACAAGTTCAACATCCAACTGATGATAAACCTCCTATAACAGGGCAAGTTGTACCTGCCCTGAATACCCCAGTGATGTCTGGTCCTTACTCAGGTGACCATATTCCTCAGTTTCATGGTAACCCAGCCAGTGTCAAAGGTTTTTTTGCTCAGGTGACCACCTATTTGAGGGCTCTGGATATTTCTAATCCTGCAGATAATGCCCGAGTCAAGCACTTTTTTGACTACCTGTCACAGCAGATGCAAAATTGTGATGTCCTATCTGAGTCTACCCAGAATAATCTATTGAAACAATATGAGAACTTTGTTCTTGAGTTGCAGCAATCATTTGGTGAACCAATGACACAAGAAACGACACCTCCAATGAATGTTACAGTTGACAAAAGCAACATCTCTCCACAGGATGCTACTAATTTCCAACTTCATGCTCCAAATTTGAGTTATCGTGAGACCAATCAGAGAGACCAGTTCCAAAATGGACAAGCTGACCCCACTCAGAATGAAGAAATCACAGATATAATGGACAACCTACCAGATTTGATCACTCAGTGCATTCAGCTAGACAAAAAACACAAAGATAGGCCAGAGCTCCTACAGTCAGAAAGTCATGTTCCAATGTTTGCTTCCACAAATCATTACCAGTCCTTCATTGGCCCCGTGCGTCCACTACCAAAGGATGGGCCTAGACAGTTGCAGGGAGCCCACCTGCCTGTCACTCCTGCCAAAAGAGCCCGGCAGCAAGAAACTCAGTTATGTGTCTACTGTAACCAGGCTGGTCACTTCACAAGAGATTGCCTTGCTAAACGTTCTAGAACTCcagcaaggaaaaaaatgtag